The Prunus persica cultivar Lovell chromosome G7, Prunus_persica_NCBIv2, whole genome shotgun sequence genome has a segment encoding these proteins:
- the LOC18769490 gene encoding cellulose synthase A catalytic subunit 7 [UDP-forming], which yields MEASAGLVAGSHNRNELVVIHGHEEHKPLRNLDGQVCEICGDDVGLTVDGDLFVACNECGFPVCRPCYEYERREGSQNCPQCKTRYKRLKGSPRVEGDDDEEDVDDIEHEFNINSNHHPEDDDQLNNGNTRSSTYNKHNINNEHLAEAMLHGKMSYGRGPDDPDQDSQFPSVIAGGRSRPVSGELTFLSHGDQQMPSSSLHKRVHPYPVSEPGSERWDAEKKEGAGWKERMDDWKMQHQGNLGGPDQPDDLNDADMSMSDEARQPLSRKVPIASSKINPYRMIIVARLFILAFFLRYRLLNPVFDAFGLWLASVICEIWFAISWILDQFPKWYPIDRETYLDRLSLRYEREGEPNMLCPVDVFVSTVDPMKEPPLNTANTVLSILSMDYPVDKISCYISDDGASMLTFEALSETAEFARKWVPFCKKFAIEPRAPEMYFSEKIDYLKDKVQPTFVKERRAMKREYEEFKVRVNALVAKATKVPPEGWIMQDGTPWPGNNTKDHPGMIQVFLGHSGGLDTEGNELPRLVYVSREKRPGFQHHKKAGAMNALVRVSGVLTNAPFMLNLDCDHYVNNSKAAREAMCFLMDPQIGRKVCYVQFPQRFDGIDRNDRYANRNTVFFDINMKGLDGIQGPVYVGTGCVFRRQALYGYNPPKGPKRPKMVSCDCCPCFGRRKKLPKYSKHAANGQGANLQGVDDDKELLMSQMNFEKKFGQSAVFVTSTLMEQGGVPPSSSPAAMLKEAIHVISCGYEDKTEWGLELGWIYGSITEDILTGFKMHCRGWRSIYCMPERPAFKGTAPINLSDRLNQVLRWALGSIEIFFSRHSPLWYGYKGGKLKWLERFAYVNTTVYPFTSLPLLAYCILPAVCLLTDKFIMPSISTFASLFFIALFLSIFATGILELRWSGVSIEEWWRNEQFWVIGGVSAHLFAVIQGLLKVLAGIDTNFTVTAKSSDDEDFGELYAFKWTTLLIPPTTILVINLVGVVAGISDAINNGYQSWGPLFGKLFFSFWVILHLYPFLKGLMGRQNRTPTIVVIWSVLLASIFSLLWVRIDPFVLKTKGPDTKQCGINC from the exons ATGGAAGCCAGCGCCGGACTTGTTGCCGGTTCTCACAACCGCAATGAACTCGTCGTCATTCATGGCCATGAAGAG CACAAACCATTGAGGAACTTGGATGGGCAGGTGTGTGAGATATGCGGGGACGATGTGGGGTTGACGGTGGATGGAGATTTGTTTGTGGCGTGCAATGAGTGTGGGTTCCCCGTTTGCAGGCCTTGCTATGAGTACGAGCGCAGAGAAGGCTCCCAGAACTGCCCTCAGTGCAAAACCAGATACAAGCGTCTCAAAGGCAGCCCCCGCGTCGAAGGAGATGATGACGAAGAGGACGTGGATGACATTGAACATGAATTCAACATTAATAGTAACCATCATCcagaagatgatgatcaaCTTAATAATGGCAACACCAGATCATCAACTTATAATAAGCACAATATTAATAATGAGCATCTGGCTGAAGCCATGCTCCATGGCAAGATGAGCTATGGCAGAGGCCCTGACGATCCTGATCAAGACTCCCAATTCCCATCTGTAATCGCTGGTGGCAGATCCCGCCCG GTTAGCGGCGAGCTCACATTCTTATCTCATGGAGATCAGCAGATGCCATCTTCTTCATTGCATAAGCGAGTGCATCCCTACCCAGTTTCTGAGCCAG GAAGTGAAAGATGGGATGCTGAGAAGAAAGAGGGAGCTGGGTGGAAAGAAAGAATGGATGACTGGAAAATGCAGCATCAAGGCAACCTGGGGGGCCCTGATCAACCTGATGACTTGAATGATGCAGACATGTCCAT GAGCGATGAAGCTAGGCAGCCACTCTCAAGGAAAGTACCAATTGCATCAAGCAAGATCAACCCTTATCGGATGATCATTGTGGCTCGCCTTTTTATTTTGGCCTTCTTCCTTCGGTATAGGCTTTTGAATCCAGTCTTTGATGCATTTGGTCTCTGGTTAGCCTCTGTCATCTGTGAAATATGGTTTGCGATTTCATGGATCCTTGATCAGTTCCCAAAGTGGTACCCCATTGATCGTGAGACCTACCTTGATCGCCTTTCACTCAg GTATGAGAGAGAGGGCGAACCAAATATGCTCTGCCCAGTAGATGTGTTTGTGAGTACTGTGGATCCGATGAAGGAACCTCCACTtaatacagccaatacagttcTTTCAATCTTGTCTATGGACTACCCTGTTGATAAGATCTCATGCTACATCTCTGATGATGGAGCTTCCATGCTCACCTTTGAAGCCTTGTCAGAAACTGCAGAATTTGCACGCAAATGGGTTCCTTTTTGCAAGAAATTTGCCATTGAGCCTCGAGCCCCCGAGATGTACTTCTCTGAGAAGATTGATTATCTCAAGGACAAAGTCCAGCCAACATTTGTGAAGGAGCGTCGAGCTATGAAG AGAGAATATGAAGAATTCAAGGTTAGGGTAAATGCGCTTGTTGCCAAAGCCACAAAGGTTCCACCAGAAGGGTGGATTATGCAAGATGGGACACCATGGCCTGGAAACAATACAAAGGATCACCCTGGTATGATTCAAGTCTTTCTTGGTCACAGTGGAGGCCTTGATACTGAAGGAAATGAGCTTCCTCGTCTTGTCTACGTGTCTCGTGAAAAGAGGCCTGGTTTCCAACATCACAAGAAGGCCGGTGCCATGAATGCCCTG GTTCGTGTCTCTGGAGTGCTTACCAATGCTCCTTTCATGCTCAACTTGGATTGTGACCACTATGTGAACAACAGCAAGGCTGCGAGAGAGGCCATGTGTTTCTTGATGGATCCCCAAATTGGAAGGAAGGTTTGCTATGTCCAGTTCCCTCAAAGATTTGATGGTATTGACAGGAACGATCGTTATGCCAACAGAAATACAGTCTTCTTCGAT ATTAACATGAAAGGTCTTGATGGAATTCAAGGTCCTGTGTATGTGGGCACAGGATGTGTGTTCAGAAGGCAAGCTTTGTATGGCTATAATCCTCCAAAGGGTCCTAAGCGCCCAAAGATGGTAAGCTGTGACTGctgcccatgttttggacgCCGCAAGAAGCTTCCAAAGTATTCCAAGCATGCTGCAAATGGACAAGGTGCAAACCTACAAG GAGTGGATGATGACAAAGAGCTATTGATGTCCCAAATGAATTTCGAAAAGAAATTCGGACAGTCCGCAGTTTTTGTGACTTCAACTTTAATGGAACAAGGTGGTGTCCCTCCTTCCTCAAGCCCTGCGGCCATGCTTAAAGAAGCCATTCACGTAATCAGTTGCGGTTATGAAGACAAAACTGAATGGGGTTTAGAG CTGGGTTGGATTTACGGGTCTATCACAGAGGATATCCTAACAGGTTTCAAGATGCATTGCCGGGGTTGGAGGTCAATTTACTGTATGCCAGAGAGACCTGCATTCAAGGGAACAGCTCCCATTAACTTGTCAGATCGGCTCAACCAGGTGCTTCGTTGGGCACTTGGTTCCATTGAGATCTTTTTCAGTCGCCACAGTCCACTCTGGTATGGCTACAAAGGAGGGAAGCTCAAGTGGCTTGAGCGGTTCGCTTATGTCAACACTACTGTCTACCCTTTCACCTCCCTTCCTCTCCTTGCCTATTGTATCCTACCTGCCGTCTGCTTGCTCACCGATAAATTCATCATGCCATCG ATAAGCACTTTTGCAAGTCTCTTCTTCATAGCTCTGTTCCTCTCAATCTTTGCCACCGGCATTCTTGAGCTGCGATGGAGTGGAGTAAGCATCGAAGAATGGTGGAGAAATGAGCAATTCTGGGTGATTGGTGGTGTGTCAGCTCACCTCTTTGCTGTTATCCAAGGCCTTCTGAAGGTTTTGGCTGGAATTGACACCAACTTCACTGTGACTGCTAAGTCATCAGATGATGAGGATTTTGGAGAATTGTACGCctttaaatggacaaccctccTAATCCCTCCAACCACTATCTTAGTCATTAACCTTGTTGGAGTAGTTGCTGGGATTTCAGACGCCATAAACAATGGGTACCAATCATGGGGACCTCTATTTGGAAAGctattcttttcattttgggtGATTCTCCATCTCTATCCATTCCTTAAAGGTCTCATGGGGCGGCAGAACCGGACGCCAACTATTGTTGTCATTTGGTCAGTGCTCCTGGCTTCTATCTTCTCCTTACTCTGGGTCCGAATTGATCCATTTGTGTTAAAAACCAAGGGACCTGACACGAAGCAATGCGGAATCAATTGCTGA
- the LOC18771610 gene encoding AUGMIN subunit 8, producing MDAREPELAALKKPRPPLVPAEKNNAVTTRRPRTREISSRYKSPTPTPSTPSGTRRCPSPNLTRTLRPSAQLVPKRSQSVDRKRPSTPTSPPSPSTPVQDSSVDVQLSSRRTGNGRTPESLWPSTMRSLSVSFQSDTISIPVSKKEKPVSSALSDRTLRSSSNVAHRQAETPAPRKLTPERKRSPLKGKNAADQSENSKPVDGLHSRLIDHHRWPSRIGGKVSSNSLNRSVDLGAKIVRLATPVPGVGLSALRRLPTSDALGNKSLQKSSSDAAALLSLNESGRAGLRANLVDDNSLHVSGPHKLVFSSLSDRLSLTTPAVRSQSLPATASRPSSPSKSSMFSSSVTRGLSPSRTRPSTPPSRGVSPSKTRSSNSCSQSSSSTSVLSFVADFKGKKGAIYIEDAHHLRLLYNRYLQWRFANARAETVLYIQKVTAERTLLNVWNTTLSLWDSVIRKRIILQQLNLELKLNSVLNDQMAYLDDWAVLESDHIAAFSGAMEDLEASTLRLPVTGGARADIDSLKVAICSAVDVMQAMASSICSLLSRVEGVNSLVSELAVVAAQEKVMLDECEALLASAAAMQVEEYSLRTHLIQMKQDLGSVSVQFWQPRQLLDPD from the exons ATGGATGCTCGTGAACCAGAGCTAGCAGCACTAAAGAAGCCAAGACCACCGTTGGTTCCGGCCGAAAAGAATAATGCAGTCACCACTCGCCGTCCTCGAACGAGGGAAATTAGTTCCAGGTATAAGTCACCCACTCCAACTCCCTCAACACCTTCTGGTACTCGGCGTTGCCCATCTCCAAACCTTACAAGAACATTGCGTCCATCCGCACAATTGGTGCCCAAGAGATCCCAATCTGTGGATAGGAAGCGTCCTTCCACACCCACTTCCCCGCCAAGTCCATCAACGCCGGTCCAGGATTCTTCTGTAGATGTGCAATTATCATCCAGAAGAACAGGGAATGGTCGGACGCCGGAGAGTTTATGGCCTTCCACTATGAGAAGTTTGAGTGTCTCCTTCCAGTCTGATACCATTTCGATTCCTGTCAGTAAGAAGGAAAAACCAGTTAGTAGTGCTCTGTCCGACCGCACTCTGAGGTCATCTTCGAATGTGGCACATAGACAGGCCGAAACACCTGCTCCTCGAAAGCTTACACCAGAGAGAAAAAGGAGCCCTCTTAAAGGGAAAAATGCTGCTGATCAATCGGAGAATTCTAAACCAGTCGATGGTTTGCATTCCCGATTGATAGATCACCATCGATGGCCAAGTAGAATAGGTGGGAAAGTATCTTCCAATTCCTTAAATAGAAGTGTGGATCTTGGTGCTAAGATTGTCAGGCTTGCTACACCGGTTCCAGGAGTCGGTTTGTCTGCGCTGAGGAGATTGCCCACGTCTGATGCTTTGGGTAATAAATCTTTACAAAAATCTTCTAGTGATGCTGCCGCGTTATTATCACTTAATGAAAGTGGTAGAGCAGGACTTCGAGCAAATTTAGTTGATGATAATTCCCTGCATGTATCTGGACCTCACAAGCTTGTCTTTAGTAGCTTATCAGACAGGTTATCATTAACAACTCCTGCAGTCAGATCTCAATCTTTGCCTGCTACTGCATCGCGACCATCCTCACCTAGTAAGAGCTCAATGTTTTCATCCTCTGTTACAAGAGGCCTTAGTCCTTCTCGAACAAGACCATCTACTCCTCCTTCTAGAGGAGTTAGTCCATCTAAGACAAGGTCGTCCAATAGTTGTAGTCAATCAAGCAGTTCAACTTCTGTGCTTAGTTTCGTTGCGGATTTTAAGGGGAAAAAGGGTGCAATTTACATTGAAGATGCTCATCATCTGCGCTTACTTTACAATAGATATTTACAATGGCGATTTGCTAATGCCAGGGCTGAGACTGTACTTTATATTCAGAAAGTAACTGCAGAG AGAACACTTTTGAATGTATGGAACACTACGCTGAGCTTGTGGGATTCAGTAATCAGGAAAAGAATCATTCTCCAGCAGTTGAACCTTGAGCTTAAGCTGAACTCAGTATTGAATGATCAA ATGGCCTACCTTGACGACTGGGCTGTACTTGAAAGCGATCATATTGCTGCTTTCTCAGGGGCTATGGAAGATTTGGAGGCAAGCACACTCCGTCTTCCAGTGACTGGAGGGGCAAGG GCAGATATTGATTCTCTGAAGGTAGCTATCTGCTCAGCTGTTGATGTGATGCAGGCAATGGCATCCTCCATATGCTCTTTGCTCTCAAGG GTGGAGGGCGTGAACAGTTTGGTTTCGGAACTTGCTGTTGTAGCAGCACAGGAGAAAGTCATGCTTGACGAGTGTGAAGCGCTATTGGCTTCAGCAGCAGCTATGCAG GTAGAGGAATACAGCCTCAGAACCCATCTCATACAAATGAAACAAGACTTGGGAAGCGTGAGCGTCCAATTTTGGCAACCAAGACAGCTTCTTGACCCTGACTAG
- the LOC18770805 gene encoding uncharacterized protein LOC18770805, whose amino-acid sequence MAGITTSCASKAMLYRTTYKTTPSPLSLSSVESKLFGLRFNNSSSCFGCLSSTVSSPITARFGGGPRFPGNDPRRSRKSDSDEDEALDVSSIRSDTVRLIDAKQNMVGVVSKREAIRLADDADLDLVILSPEADPPVLRIMDYNKYRYEQQKKKRGQQKKSAASRMDLKELKMGYNIDQHDYSVRLRAAQKFLKDGDKVKVIVHLKGRENDFRNIAIALIKRFQNDVGELATEEAKSFSDKNMFIVLVPNKAILQKAQEPPPKKKENSAPAVNEISAGV is encoded by the exons ATGGCTGGGATCACCACCAGCTGCGCATCCAAAGCTATGCTATACCGAACCACATATAAAACGACGCCGTCTCCACTCTCACTCTCCTCCGTGGAGTCCAAACTCTTCGGCCTTCGTTTTAATAACTCCTCCAGCTGTTTTGGCTGTCTCTCCTCAACCGTCAGCAGCCCAATAACCGCCCGTTTCGGCGGTGGGCCGCGTTTTCCCGGCAATGATCCCAGGCGCTCACGGAAGAGCGACTCCGATGAGGACGAGGCCCTTGATGTCTCCTCTATCAG GTCAGATACCGTGAGGCTAATTGATGCGAAGCAGAACATG GTTGGAGTGGTCTCTAAAAGGGAGGCTATTCGACTGGCTGACGATGCTGATCTTGATTTG GTAATATTATCTCCAGAAGCAGATCCTCCAGTTCTCAGGATAATGGATTACAA tAAATATAGGTATgaacaacaaaagaagaaaagaggccAGCAGAAGAAAAGTGCAG CAAGCCGCATGGATTTGAAGGAGCTCAAAATGGG TTACAACATTGACCAACATGATTACTCTGTGCGTTTGAGAGCTGCCCAGAAGTTTTTGAAAGATGGTGATAAG GTCAAGGTTATTGTCCACTTGAAAGGCCGTGAAAATGATTTCCGAAATATTGCTATTGCACTTATCAAACGCTTCCAGAATGATGTTGGGGAG CTGGCAACAGAGGAAGCCAAAAGCTTCAGCGACAAGAACatgtttatagttttagtTCCCAACAAGGCTATTCTACAGAAAGCTCAAGAACCACCgccgaagaagaaagaaaactctGCACCTGCAGTGAATGAAATATCAGCTGGTGTCTGA
- the LOC18771677 gene encoding pentatricopeptide repeat-containing protein At4g30700 has translation MICRNISSCYAQRDRNFFLSLLSKATSLSHLTQTHAQIILNGYQNDLATVTKLTHKFSDLKAIRHSRDLFLSIPKPDLFLFNVLIRGFASNASPLSSLSLYTHLRKNTSLNPDKFTYAFAISAASGFKDEKYGLLLHAHSIIDGLGSNLYVGSIIVDFYFKFSRVELAQKVFDGMPEKDTVLWNTMISGLVRNCYYADSMRIFRDMVVGGTAFDSTTLATELPALAELQELKAGMGIHCLALKVGFHSDVHVLTGLVSLYSKCKELETARLLFGHITQPDLICYNAMIAGYTCNNETVSSVSLFRELLASGEKVNSSTIVGLIPVSSPFGHLQLTGSLQTFCVKSGIVSHPSVSTAFVTVYCRLNEIELARQLFDESPEKTLASWNAMIAGYTQNGLTETAISLFREMMSEFSPNPVTVTSILSACAQLGAISLGKWVHGLIKSKNLESNIYVLTALVDMYAKCGSIVEARKLFDLMTEKNVVTWNAMISAYGLHGDGHEALKLFTEMLHSGIQPSGVTFLSVLYACSHAGLVREGEEVFHYMVHNHGFEPLAEHYACMVDILGRAGKLEKALEFIKEMPVEPGPAVWGALLGACMIHKETELACVASERLFELDPENTGYYVLLSNIYSADRNFPKAASVRQVVKNRNLAKTPGCTLVEIGETPHVFTCGDQSHPRATEIYRMLDKLTGKMMEAGFQTETVTVLHDVEEEEKELMVKVHSEKLAIAFALIETAPGTEIRIFKNLRVCLDCHNATKFISKITERVIVVRDANRFHHFKDGVCSCGDYW, from the coding sequence ATGATTTGCAGAAACATAAGCAGCTGCTATGCGCAACGTGATCGGAACTTCTTCCTTAGCCTCCTCAGCAAggctacctctctctctcacctcaCTCAGACCCACGCCCAAATCATCCTCAACGGCTACCAAAACGACCTCGCCACCGTCACCAAGCTCACTCACAAGTTCTCCGACCTCAAGGCCATACGCCACTCACGTGACCTCTTCCTCTCCATCCCAAAACCAGACCTTTTCCTCTTCAACGTCCTCATCAGAGGCTTTGCCAGCAATGCCTCACCTTTATCTTCGCTTTCTTTGTATACCCATTTGAGGAAAAACACTAGTCTCAACCCTGACAAGTTCACTTACGCATTTGCTATATCAGCCGCTTCGGGTTTCAAGGACGAAAAATATGGTCTTTTGTTGCACGCGCATTCGATTATTGATGGGTTAGGATCAAATTTATATGTTGGATCCATTATTGTTGACTTTTACTTCAAGTTTTCTCGGGTTGAGTTAGCACAGAAGGTGTTTGATGGAATGCCGGAAAAGGACACGGTTTTGTGGAATACGATGATATCTGGGTTGGTGAGGAATTGTTACTATGCCGATTCAATGCGGATTTTTAGAGATATGGTGGTGGGTGGGACAGCTTTTGATTCGACGACATTGGCAACCGAATTGCCTGCACTGGCCGAGTTGCAGGAGTTGAAAGCAGGGATGGGGATTCATTGTTTGGCTCTGAAGGTCGGCTTTCATTCAGATGTTCATGTGCTTACTGGGTTGGTTTCGTTGTATTCAAAGTGCAAGGAGCTAGAGACGGCAAGGTTGTTATTTGGGCATATTACTCAGCCGGATTTGATATGTTATAATGCCATGATTGCTGGATATACTTGCAATAATGAGACCGTATCATCAGTTAGTCTTTTCAGGGAATTGCTTGCTTCTGGGGAGAAAGTCAACTCAAGCACAATTGTGGGGTTGATTCCTGTGTCTTCTCCTTTTGGTCATCTGCAACTCACTGGCTCTCTTCAAACTTTCTGTGTGAAATCTGGGATTGTTTCGCATCCTTCAGTCTCTACTGCCTTTGTTACCGTTTATTGTAGACtgaatgaaattgaattaGCACGGCAGCTTTTTGATGAGTCTCCAGAGAAAACTTTGGCATCTTGGAATGCCATGATCGCAGGTTATACCCAAAATGGGCTGACAGAGACTGCCATATCTCTTTTCCGAGAAATGATGTCTGAATTCAGTCCAAACCCTGTTACAGTTACAAGTATTCTTTCTGCCTGTGCTCAGCTTGGAGCTATAAGTCTTGGGAAATGGGTCCATGGTTTGATTAAGAGCAAAAATCTAGAGTCTAACATCTATGTATTGACTGCTCTAGTTGACATGTATGCGAAGTGTGGGAGCATTGTGGAAGCTCGGAAATTATTTGACTTGATGACAGAGAAAAATGTGGTTACTTGGAATGCCATGATATCTGCTTATGGTCTCCATGGTGACGGGCATGAAGCACTGAAGCTCTTTACTGAAATGTTGCATTCTGGGATTCAACCAAGTGGGGTTACTTTTCTCTCTGTTCTGTATGCTTGCAGCCATGCTGGCTTGGTGAGAGAAGGTGAAGAAGTTTTTCATTATATGGTTCATAACCATGGCTTTGAGCCCTTAGCTGAGCATTATGCCTGCATGGTTGACATCCTTGGCAGAGCTGGAAAGTTAGAGAAGGCCTTGgagtttataaaagaaatgcCGGTTGAGCCAGGTCCTGCTGTTTGGGGTGCCCTGCTTGGTGCTTGCATGATTCACAAAGAAACAGAACTGGCTTGTGTGGCTTCTGAAAGGCTATTTGAATTGGATCCAGAAAATACAGGATATTATGTCTTGCTCTCTAATATATACTCAGCTGACAGGAACTTTCCAAAGGCTGCTTCAGTACGACAGGTAGTCAAGAACAGAAATTTGGCAAAGACTCCTGGATGCACTCTTGTTGAGATTGGTGAGACCCCACATGTGTTTACATGCGGTGATCAATCTCATCCTCGAGCAACAGAAATCTATAGGATGCTAGACAAATTAACAGGAAAAATGATGGAGGCTGGATTTCAAACTGAAACTGTCACTGTTTTGCATGAtgtggaggaggaagagaaggaattAATGGTGAAGGTTCATAGTGAGAAGTTGGCCATTGCTTTTGCCCTTATCGAAACTGCACCTGGGACAGAAATTAGAATCTTTAAGAATCTCCGGGTTTGTTTAGATTGCCATAATGCAACTAAATTTATATCCAAGATCACGGAAAGAGTTATTGTAGTCAGGGATGCTAATAGATTCCATCATTTCAAAGACGGTGTGTGTTCTTGTGGAGACTATTGGTGA